From the genome of Pseudomonas putida:
CTTGCCGAAATCACTGCCCAGTACCTGCGTGCCAATGGCTTTGACGTGCGCGTCACCACTGGCCTTGGCAGCAACATTGCGCGCCAGGCACAGGAAACCGGCCAGCTCGACCTGATGTGGGAATACACCGGGGTTTCGCTGGTGTCGTACAACCATATCGAAGAACGCATGCCCAGTGCCGAGGCCACCTACGCCAAGGTCAAGGAACTGGACGCGAAAAAGGACCTGATCTGGCTGACGCCGTCGAAGTTCAGCAACACCTACGCCCTGGGCCTGCCCAAGCAGGTGGCCGATGCGTATCCACAGATCCAGACCATCAGCGACCTCAACCAGGTACTGCGCGACGAGCATGATCGCAACCACCTGGTGGCACTGGATACCGAGTTCGCCAACCGCCCCGACGGCCTGGTCGGCCTGAAGGCAATGTACGACCTGCAAGTGGGCCGCGCCAACATCCGCCAGATGGATGCCGGCCTGGTGTACACCGCCATGCACAACAACCAGGTGTTCGCCGGCCTGGTCTACACCACCGACGGCCGTCTCAGCGCCTTCAACCTCAAGCTGCTCGAGGACGACAAGCACTACTTCCCCGACTACACCGCCGCCCCGGTGATCCGCAAGGCCGTGCTCGACGCCAGCCCGCAGCTGGCCAACCTGCTCAAGCCGCTGGCCGAGCAGCTCGACGACGAGACCATGCGCCAGCTCAACGCCAAGGTCGATGTCGAGCACCAGAACCCGACCGCCGTCGCCGCTGCGTTCCTGCGTGAACACCCCCTCCGCGAGGTACAGCCATGAACCTGCTCGACACCTTCGCCCACCTCGACTGGGCCCAGGTCCTGCAACTGACCTGGCAACACATCATGCTGGTCGGCGTCGCCGTGAGCCTGGCGATCGTCATCGGCGTGCCGCTGGGCATCCTGATGACCCGCTTCCCCGCCCTCGCCGGCCCCCTGCAGGCCAGCGCCACGGTGCTGCTGACCATCCCGTCGATCGCCCTGTTCGGCCTGCTGCTGCCGTTCTACTCCAAGTTCGGCCAGGGCCTGGGGCCGTTGCCGGCGATCACCGCAGTGTTCCTTTATTCATTGCTACCGATCCTGCGTAACACCTACCTGGCCCTGACCAACGTCGAGCCTGGCATCCGCGAAGCGGCACGCGGCATCGGCATGACCTTCGGCCAACGCCTGCGCATGGTCGAGTTGCCCATCGCGGTGCCGGTGATCCTCGCTGGCGTGCGCACCGCCGTGGTCATGAACATCGGCGTCATGACCATCGCCGCGACCATCGGCGCCGGTGGCCTTGGCGTACTCATCCTGACGTCCATCAGCCGCAGCGACATGTCGATGCTGCTGGTCGGCGCCGTGCTGGTCAGCCTGCTGGCCATCGTCGCCGACCTGCTCCTGCAAACCCTGCAACGTGCCCTGACTCCAGAAGGACTGCGCTCATGATCGAACTCAAGAACCTCAGCAAGACCTTCAACGTCAACGGCAAGGACGTCAAGGCCGTCGACTCGGTAAGCCTCACTGTCAACGAAGGCGAGATCTGCGTGTTCCTCGGCCCTTCGGGTTGCGGCAAGAGCACCACGTTGAAGATGATCAACCGCCTCATCACACCGACCTCCGGGCAGGTGTTCATCAACGGCGAAGACACCAGCGCGCTGGACGAAGTGACCCTGCGTCGGCACATCGGCTACGTGATCCAGCAGATCGGCCTGTTCCCCAACATGACCATCGAGGAGAACATCACCGTGGTCCCGCGCCTGCTCGGCTGGGACAAGCAGAAGTGCCACGACCGCGCCCGCGAGCTGATGCACATGATCAAGCTCGAGCCCAAGCAGTACCTGCAGCGCTATCCGCGCGAGCTGTCCGGTGGCCAGCAGCAGCGTATCGGCGTGATCCGCGCGCTGGCCGCCGATGCGCCGGTGCTGCTGATGGACGAGCCGTTCGGCGCGGTTGACCCGATCAACCGGGAGATGATCCAGAACGAGTTCTTCGAGATGCAGCGGGCGCTGAACAAGACCGTGATCATGGTCAGCCACGACATCGACGAGGCCATCAAGCTGGGCGACAAGATCGCCATCTTCCGCGCCGGCAAGCTGCTGCAGCTCGATCACCCGGACACCCTGCTGGCGCACCCGGTGGATGATTTCGTCAGCAACTTCGTCGGCCAGGACAGCACCCTCAAGCGCCTGCTGCTGGTGCGCGCCGAGGACGCGGCGGACAACGCCCCGTCGGTCAGCCCGGAAACCCCCGTGGCCGATGCCCTGGAGCTGCTCGACGAACACGACCGCCGCTACGTGGTGGTGACCGATGCGCAGAACAAAGCGCTGGGCTATGTGCGCCGCCGCGACATGCACCGCCAGCAAGGCACCTGCGGCGACTTCCTGCGCCAGTTCAACGCCACCGCTTCGCACGATGAACACCTGCGCATCCTGCTGTCGCGGATGTACGAGTTCAATCGCGCGTGGTTGCCGGTGCTCGATGCCGAGCAGGTATTCCTGGGCGAGGTGACCCAGGAATCGATCGCGGCGTACCTGAGCTCGGGGCGCTCGCGTGGGGCGAAGACCAGTATCGTGTCGCCGGCCGAGGTGGCGGCCTCTTGAAATAGCGCCTCCCCCTTCGCGGGCAAGCCCGCCCCACCGGTCCTATGCCTGCCTGTGGGCTGGCGCTGTACCGGTGGGAGCGGGCTTGTCCCGCGAATGGGGCGACGCGGTGAATGGCACCGGCTTCGCCGGTGTTCGCGGGACAAGCCCGCTCCCACAGAGTCCAGTTAAATCAATGAGTTATGTTTAGTTCTCTGGGAGCGGGCTTGCCCGCGAAGGGGACGACGCGTTATCAGAACCCCACACTGGCCTGCACATAGAAGGTCCGTGGCTCACCCACATAGATCCCGGCATTGTTGTCGCTCGAGCGGGTGAAGTACTGCTTGTCGAACAGGTTCTTCACCCCCGCCGCCAGCTTGAGGTTGGACATCTGCGGCCCGAAGTCATACCCCCCACGGGCATGCCAGGTCACGTAGCCCGGGATGTCGCCATACTGCCCATCGGCACTTGGCTCGGTGATGTAGTCGCCATTGAAACTGCCATCGCTGTTGATTCCGGTCCCCGGCGCGCGCTGCTTGGATTGGGCATAGGCATCGAGGTTCCAGGTCCAGCGGTTGATCGCGTAGCGCAGCCCGGCAGTGGCCACCTGGCGTGAATAGAACGGCAGGTCGCGGCCCTTGAAGCCCGGAATCTCTCCTTCGTAGGTCGCACGGGTGTAGGTATAGCCACCATTGACCGACAGGCCTTCCAGACGCGGGTCCAGGCCGGCCAAATCGTAGCGCACCGAAGCCTCGATCCCCTGGTGCTTGGTCGCACCCAGGTTGGTCCAACCGACATCGTTGCTGATGTACTGCAACTCGTCATCGAAATCGATGTAGAACGCCGTCAGCTCGCCAGCGAAACCACCCTTGTCATAGCGCGTACCGATTTCATAGGTCTTGGCCTTTTCCGGTTCCAGGCCGTTGGCCGTGCTGTTGCCGCTGCCGCCCTGGCCAAGCTGGAAGTACTGCAGGCTGCCGAAGGACGTCTCGTAGTTGGCGAACACCTTCCAGGCATCGGAGATGTGGTACATGACGCTCAATGCCGGCAGCGGCTCGTTGCTGGTGATGCTGCGTTTCTTCTCCGCCACCGGCTAGCCGTTGGCGCCGAGCACCGGGCGGTCGCGCCAATCGGTGTTGATGTGCTCGAAGCGGATACCCGGAGTGATCGTCCAGTTGCCGACGTCGATCTTGTCGTCGATGTAGTAGGCGCTGGCTTCAGTGCCACCGCTGCGATCCTGGAACACGTGGCCGTCGGAGGTCGGCGTGGAGGTGGGTACGTTGTCGATCAGAGCCAGGCGCGTCGACTGTTCGCGCATCGCTTCCTTGAGGTAGCGATAGCCGACACTGACTTCCTGGGTGGTTGGGCCAGCGAAGAAGATCCGCGACAGCCGCGGTTCGATGGCGAAGGTATGGTAGTTGCGCGGGTACGACGACAGGGTCTTCATGTCCCGCGAGGCAATGGCACTGCCACGGAAGCTGTCGGTGTAGTAGGTCAGCACCTCGAACTGGGTGGCATCGTCGAGCTGGCGTTGCCACTTGAACGACACGTCCTTGCGCCGCCCGGCGAAATAGTCGTAGTCGCGCAGCGACTGGAACGGTTTGCTGTCGTACTGGGCCTGGGTCAGGCCGCCGGGCATGTCGGCGCGGCCATCGTAGTAATGGAAGTTGAGCCAGAACTCGTCGACGTCGGTGGGCGCCCAGTGGGTCTTGAGGATGACGTCGTCGATGTCGTTGCCGTTGTTGCTTTCCCGGTAGCCGTGGCCATTGACCCCGGTGTAGAGCAAGGCCACACCCATGCCGTTGTCGGCGGTGCCCCCGACGAACGCCGACTCGGTGTGCTTCCAGCCGCCATGCTGCGAGGTCTCCAGGGTGGTGGACAACTGCGCCGAAGGCTTCTCGGGAATCGCCCGGGTGACGAAGTTGATCACCCCGCCGACGTTCTGCGGGCCATAGCGCACGGAGCCGGCGCCACGTACCACATCGATGCTGTCGAGGTTACCCGAGGAGATGGGCGCCATCGACAACTGCGGCTGGCCATAAGGCGCAAAGGCGGCGGGGATGCCATCGATGAGCACCGTCGAGCGGGGCGACAGTCGCGAGGTCAGGCCACGCACGCCAACGTTCAGCGACAGGTCGCTGCCGCCCGTGCCGTTGGAATCCTGCACCTGCACGCCAGGGATGCCACGCAGCACGTCGCGCACGTTCATCGCGCCCTTCTCCACCATGGCCTCGCGGCGCACCACGGTGCGTGCGCCGGGATGGTTCTGCACCACCGCCTGGTCGGCATCGCCCAGCCAATCGCCCACCACGTTCACATCGATCGGGGCCAGTTCCAGGCTGCCGGTGTTCAGCGAGCCGGCCGACTCGGCAGGCTTGACCACCACGGTGTCCTGGGACTTTTCATAGGTCAGCCCGCTGCCTTCGAGCAGTTGTTGCAGCGCTTGCTCGGCCAGCAACGTGCCGGACACCGCCGGCGCTTGCTTACCGGCGACCAATTCGGGGCTGAAGAACAGTTGCAGATCGGTCTGCTGGCCCAGCGCGGTCAGCGCCGAGGCCAAGGGTTGTGCCTGAATCTGCAGGGCGCGGGGGGCCTCTTCGGCCTGGCTGGTGGCGGCAACGCTCGCGACGGCGAGGGCCAGCGCAAGGGCACGCATGCGGGGGAATGGCTTATTGTTGTTCACGTCGTCGAAACATCCTGGAAATACGGAATGGACCCAACCGCATGCAAATGAAAATGCTTGGCAGTTGCAGCTGGCGGGGAAGACGAACGAGTGAAAAAAAACCTGAATCTATTTCGCGTTTATTTCCTGGGAGCCGTCCTCATGGGCCTTGATGGCCACCGGTAGGATGCTCGGCAAGGCGCGCAACAGAGCATCCGTGTCGTCGGTGCTGAAGGTGCTGGACAGGCGCAAGCGGGCCACCTTGCCGGGTGCCACGCGCAAGGGCTGGGCACGATAGCGCGAGGTCTCGGCGACCACTTCGGCCAGCGTTGCGTCGTCGAACACCAGCTTGCCCTGGCGCCAGGCGGTAACGGCGGCAGTATTGACTGCATAAGGCGCCGCCACCACACCCTGGGCATCGATGTGCGAACCCTGGCCAGCGCTTAATTGCGCCAGCGAGGCGTCCTTGCCCTGGACCCGCACCGACCCCTGCTCCACCGCCACGCGGGTGATGGCCGGATCGAGCCGGACATCGAAGCGGGTGCCGGTCACGGTGACGCTGCCCTGGGCGGTGTCGACCACGAACGGCCGGTTGCCGTCGTGGGCGACGACGAACATTGCCTCACCGGCGTCCAGGTGGATGCGCCGGCGCGCGGCGCTGAAATCGACGCGCATTCGCGTAGCGCCATTGAGATCCAGCCGAGAGCCATCAGGCAGTTCGACCTGGCGCCGCTCGCCGAAGGCGGTCTGCAGAAAATCCTGGTGATTGAGCTTCTGGTACTCCCAACCGCCCCAGCCAAGCCCCAGAGCCAGCAGCCCGACACTGGCCGCCAGCGCCTGGCGCAGGAACCGCCGGCGTGGCAACTGCTGCACCGGGTCCGCCTGGCACAGTGCCTCGAGCCGCTGGCGCCCAAGCAGATCGGCGGCTTGCCAGAGCCGCAGCAGTTGCTGGTACTCCTGCGCGTGCAGCGGGTCGGTCGCCAACCACGCCTGCAAACCGGCCTGCAGCGCGGCATCGTTCGGCGCGTCATGCACGCGGGCGAACCATTGCGCCGCCTGCTCGCGGACCGTCTCGGTACCGTGCTGTTTCATGGAAAGGGTCTCCTGCCTCATCTCGCCGACACATCCAGGTGCTCACGCAGATGCCGGAGCGTGCGGATCATATACTTTTCGACCATGTTCTTGGACAAACCCATGCGCTCGGCGATCTCGGCCTGGGTCAGGCCCTCGAGCTTCTGCCAGACGAATACCCGGCGGCAGTTCAGCGGCAGCTCGGCCAGCGCTCGCTCGACACTGTCGGCGAGTTCCAGGGCATGTACATAGGCTTCTGGGTCGTCGCTGGCAGCGCTCCTCTCATCCAAGGCTTCGCGCTCCAGGGCCTGGCGCCGGTCCTCGCGGCGAAAACCATCCACAGCGATATTACGCGCCGTCTGGTGCAGGTAGGCCCGTGGCTGGTCGACCTGTTCGCGCGAGGTTTCCAGCACCCGGACGAAGGCATCGTGGGTGAGGTCCTCGGCCTGCTGACGACTGCGCAGTTTGCGCGTCCAGGTGCCGATCAGCTCATGGTAATGGTCGAGGAAGCCTTTGTGTCCAGCCACGGGAAGTGTCGTCAGGGAGGCAGGTGAGGGTGCGAATAGTAATGTTTCTCATCAAAGGCAGCAAATCCGTCCATCAGTAACAAAAAATTTATCGTCTTTTTTGCGGACTTGGGCGTCGCAGGTCCGTGGCCATAAATATGAACACTTGAGGCCTTTTCGCGGATAAGCCCCTGCCTCCCGTAGCGCGTGAGGCCCTTGAGACGGGCATGTCCGCAGAGGCTGCGAACCGCTCCATTCCACAATTTTTTACGCTTGAAAGCCGCGATGGAACGTCAGGTAGTCACATCGGTCGGTTATTCAAATGGCTGGTCGTCGATCCGCGACGATCGTGCCCGGATTGCCTGTTGATTCTGCATTCTTCACGCCCTAAAGTGCGCGCCGAACGTCCATGCTGGAAACGATCCATCCGGCTCAAGTACTGAGTAGGCGAACCAAAGTGGGGATACGGAGGACGTTCAGTTTGCAGCCACTTAAACATTCAGTTTGCCCATGGAGTCCCTGAGCATGTCGATCCAGGTCGAAGACTATTTCGCGCGTGATACCTTCCAGAAAATGAAGGCGTTCGCCGACAAACAGGAAACCCCGTTCGTACTCATCGACACCCAGATGATCAGCCAGGCCTACGACGACCTGCGCGCGGGTTTCGAGTTCGCCAAGGTCTACTACGCAGTCAAGGCCAACCCGGCCGTCGAGATCATCGACCTGCTCAAGGAAAAAGGCTCGAACTTCGACATCGCCTCGATCTACGAACTGGACAAGGTGATGAACCAGGGTGTCAGCGCCGATCGCATCAGCTACGGCAACACCATCAAGAAGTCCAAGGACATCCGCTACTTCTACGAGAAGGGCGTTCGCCTCTACGCCACCGACTCCGAAGCCGACCTGCGCAACATCGCCAAGGCCGCCCCGGGCTCCAAGGTGTACGTGCGCATCCTGACCGAAGGCTCGACCACTGCCGACTGGCCGCTGTCGCGCAAGTTCGGCTGCCAGACCGACATGGCCATGGACCTGCTGATCCTCGCCCGTGACCTGGGCCTGGTTCCGTACGGCATTTCCTTCCACGTCGGTTCCCAGCAGCGCGACATCAGCGTCTGGGATGCGGCGATCGCCAAGGTCAAGGTGATCTTCGAGCGCCTGAAGGAAGAAGACGGTATCGAGCTGAAACTGATCAACATGGGTGGCGGCTTCCCGGCCAACTACATCACCCGCACCAACAGCCTCGAGACCTATGCCGAGGAAATCATCCGCTTCCTGAAGGAAGACTTCGGTGACGACCTGCCGGAAATCATCCTCGAGCCTGGCCGTTCGCTGATCGCCAACGCCGGTATCCTGGTCAGCGAAGTGGTGCTGGTAGCCCGTAAATCGCGCACCGCCGTCGAGCGTTGGGTCTACACCGACGTAGGCAAGTTCTCGGGCCTGATCGAAACCATGGACGAGTCCATCAAGTTCCCGATCTGGACCGAGAAGAAAGGCGAGATGGAAGAAGTGGTCATCGCCGGCCCGACCTGCGACAGCGCCGACATCATGTATGAGCACTACAAGTATGGCCTGCCGCTGAACCTGGCCATCGGCGACCGCCTGTACTGGTTGTCGACCGGCGCCTACACCACCAGCTACAGCGCGGTGGAGTTCAACGGCTTCCCGCCGCTGAAGGCGTTCTACCTGTAATGCACGACGGGGCCGAAAGGCCCCGTCTTCTTTTGTGGGTCTGTCCCGGCCCTATCGCCGGCAACCCGGCTCCTACCGGTACAACGCCCTTGTAGGAGCCGGCTTGCCGGCGATAGGGCCGGGACAGTGACCTTCAAGCTCCGCGCCGTTCCAGCTCCTCGGCATAGCGGCCAGCGAAGGCCATCAGCACAGGCCCTGCCTTCTGCAAGGTGACCAAGGCAGCGCGCAGGAAATTGCCATTGCCCTCGACCCTGGCCTTCTCCAGCCAAGGCGTGGCCTCGGCCAGTTGGCCGCGCTCGACCAGCACCATGGCCAAGCTGAACATCCCGCGAAAATCACCCGCCTCGGCCGAACGCCGATACCAGCGCACTGCCCGTGCCGGGCTGGGCGCGGTGGCAATGCCCTGTTCCAGGTAACGCCCGTACAGGTTCATCGACTTGGCATGGCCCAACTGCGCACCTTTCTCATAGCAGGCCAATGCCTGCGCCTGGTTGGCCGGCACGCCCCGTCCGGTGGCCAACAGGTTGCCAAGGTTGTAGAGCCCCCAATCGAGGCCGGCATCGGCCGCACGGGCGTAATGAATGGCCGCCTGGGACAGGCTCACCTCGCCACCCCAGCCATGCTCCAGGCAACGCCCGAGCATGTTGTGCGCCATGGCGTTGCCACCCTGCGCGGCAATGCCGAACCAACGCCGTGCGACGCTGCAGTCCTGCTCGATGCCGCGCCCGTCGAGCAGGATCTGCCCGAGCAACAGCTGCGCCTCGACCACGCCCTGCCCGGCCGCCGCCAGGATCGCCTGGGCGGCCTTGCCTGGACGGCCTTCGAGCATGGCCTTCAGCTCGGCGATATCCACCACTTCCTCACGACGCAACGGGTAGGACACGGTTAGACCTCGGCCCAGCGGCGCAACAGATTGTGATAGGTGCCGGTCAGTTGCAGCAGCGAGGGATGGTCCGGCACGTCGACCGTCAGTTGCTGGATGGCCGTGTCCATCTCAAACAGCAGCGCGCGCTGGCTGTCTTCGCGGATCAGGCTCTGGGTCCAGAAGAACGCCGCATAGCGGGCGCCACGGGTTACCGGATTGACCTTGTGCAGGCTGGTGCCGGGGTACAGCACCAGGTCGCCAGCGGCCAACTTGACCTGTTGCACGCCGTAGGTGTCCTGGATCACCAGCTCGCCGCCGTCGTAGCTGTCCGGGTCGCTGAGGAACAACGTCGAGGACAGGTCGGTACGCACCCGCTCCATGCTGCCCTTGGGTTGGCGCAGGGCGTTGTCGATGTGAAAGTCGAAGCTGCCACCCTCGCGGTAGCAATTGACCAACGGCGGGAACACCTTGTGCGGCAAGGCGGCCGACATGAAGCGCGGGTTGCGCCACAGCCGCTCGATCAGGGCAGTGCCGATTTCCTTGGCCAGGGCATGGCCCTCGGGCAACTGCAGGTTGTACTTGGCCTTGGCCGATTGATACCCGGCCGTGACCTTGCCATCTGCCCAGTCGGCCTGCTCCAGCGCCTCGCGGATACGGGCGAGCTCACCTTCGTCGAACAAGCCGGGGATGTGAAGCAGCATGGCGGCGGCACCGTAAAGAACTGTAAAGGGGCCAATGATATTGATTCCCTTTTACGTCGCACAACCCCTTTTGCGACCTTTGACGTTTCAGCAGGTGTAAACCGGAAAGGCAAATTGTAAAGATTGTAAATTCTTCACGAATGGTAACGACTCTCAATTGTGAGTCACAATTGCTTACATTAACATCCGCCGCCTTCACACCTTGGGGAAGGTCTACAACAATGCGCCACGTACCACCTGCAGTGAGTTCACCACGCCTGATCGCCTCGGCAATCGGCGTCGCCCTCAGCGCTTCGACCGCCTACGCCGCCGACCCGGCTGCCAGCAGTGCCGTGACCCTCGACGCTACCAGCGTCAATGGCAAGGCTGAACAAGCCAACACCGATTACAAGGTCGACAAAGTCTCTTCGCAGAAGTACACCGCGCCTCTGGTGGACACCCCGCGTTCGGTCACCGTGATCCCACAGCAAGTGATCAAGGACACCAGTGCCCTGACGCTGCAGGATGCGCTGCGCACCGTACCGGGCATCACCATGGGTGCTGGCGAAGGCGGCAACCCATCCGGCGACCGCCCGTTCATTCGCGGTTTCGACAGCCAGAGTTCGATGTACCTGGACGGCGTGCGCGATACCGGTTCGCAGACCCGTGAGATCTTTGCCATCGAATCGGTGGAAGTGGCGAAGGGCCCGAACTCCTCGATCGGTGGCCGCGGCGCTGCCGGCGGCACCATCAACATGGTGAGCAAACGCGCGCACCTGGGTAACTCGCTCGATGGCGCCTGGACCTGGGGCAGCGACCAGACCCAGCGTTACACCCTGGATGGTAACTATCAGTTCAGCGACTCCGTCGCCGGCCGCCTCAACCTGATGACCCACAAAAGCAACGTCGCGGGCCGCGACGAGGTCAACTACGACCGCTGGGGCGTGGCACCTTCGCTGGTCTTCGGCCTGGGTACCGACACCCGCTTGAGCCTTGACTACTACCACATGGAAAGCGACGACCTGCCGGATTCGGGTATTCCCTACAGCTTGCGCTCTGGCAGCTCGGCCGCCCGCACTTCGGCCAATCCGGACAAACCGACCCACGGTGGTGGCAGCAGCAGCAACTATTACGGCCTGGTCGGTCGCGATTTTTCCAAGAGCCGTGCCGATATCTCGACCATCAGCATCGAGCACGACCTGAGTGACTCGTTGACCATCAAGAACACCTTGCGCCACGGCAACACGCTGCAGGACTACATCTACAGCCAGCCCGACGACAGCAAGGGCAACATCCTCAACGGTGAAGTCTGGCGCCGCCCGAACAACCGCGTGGCCAATACCCGCACTACCACCAACCAGACCGACCTGTTCGGCGATTTCTACATCGGCGGCATGAAGAACACCTTCTCCACCGGGATAGAGTTCAGCCGTGAAACCTCGGTGAAGACCGGTTACAACGTCACCGGCTTCAGCTCCGGCAGTTGCTCGAATGCAACTGGACAGATTTCCGGCGTCTGTACCTCGTTCCCGAACCCCAACCCGCATGACGAGTGGGACGGCACGATCAGCCGCACCCAGGCCGGTGCCGACACGGCAGGCAACACGCGCGCGATCTACTTCACCGACACGCTGGAGCTCGACCCGGCCTGGTTGCTGACCATGGGCCTGCGCTACGACCACTTCGACACCAAGGCCAAGACCAAACTGGCCGACGGTTCGACCAGCTTCAAGACAGAAGACACCAGCGAGTTCGTCACCGGCCAGTTGGGCCTGACCTGGAAGCCTGCTGAAAACGGCAGTATCTATGTGTCCTACGCCACCTCCGCCACCCCGCCTGGTGCCTCGCTCGGCGAAGGTTCCGACGGCAACGCGCTGGTCACCGCCACCACCACCAGCGAGCTGAAACCGGAAGAGACCACCAACTACGAAATCGGTACCAAGTGGGACCTGTTCAATGAACGCCTGGCACTGACCGCGGCAATTTTCCGCACCGAGAAGGAAAATGCCCGCGTCCTGGTGGATAACAATACCTACCAGAACGTCGGCAAGACCCGGGTGGACGGCCTGGAACTCAGCGCCAGCGGCAAGCTGACCGAAAACTGGCAAGTGTTCGCCGGCTACACCTACATGGACGCCAAGTTGACCGACGGCGGAGCGCAGAGAGTCGGCACGGTATTCATCGATGGCTATAACGATGGCAACCAGTTGCCCAACACGCCGAACAACAGCCTGACCCTGTGGACCACCTACAACGTCACACCGAAACTGACCGTCGGTGGCGGTGCCTTCTACGTCGACGATGTGTTCGGTAACACCACCAACAGCGTGATGGTCGATTCGTACTGGCGCTACGACGCCATGGCCAGCTACAAGCTGACCAAGAACGTCGACCTGCAGCTGAACGTGCAGAACCTCACCAACGAGGTTTACTACGACAAGGCCTACAGTGCGCACTACGCCAACCAGGCAGCCGGGCGGACCACGCTGTTGACCACCAGCTTCCATTTCTAAAGCAACACCCCCGAGCCCCGTTCATTCCAGTGAGCGGGGCTTTTGCGTATCAAGGCATAATGCACGCCGCGCAGTACGTGGCAGCAATACAAGGTGATCGATGTGCTGAAAAAGACGCTGTTCCAGTTGCACTGGTTCTTTGGCATCACCGCCGGCCTGGTGCTGGCCTTGATGGGCATCACCGGGGCGCTCTATTCATTCCAGGAGGAGCTGCTGCGCGCCTTCAACGCCGACGTGCTCAAGGTCGAGGTACGCCCCGAGGGTGTACTGCCGCCAGCCGAACTGGTACGCCGGGTCGAGGCCGAACAGGGCGACAAGGTGTCGATGCTGTGGGTA
Proteins encoded in this window:
- a CDS encoding tetratricopeptide repeat protein — its product is MSYPLRREEVVDIAELKAMLEGRPGKAAQAILAAAGQGVVEAQLLLGQILLDGRGIEQDCSVARRWFGIAAQGGNAMAHNMLGRCLEHGWGGEVSLSQAAIHYARAADAGLDWGLYNLGNLLATGRGVPANQAQALACYEKGAQLGHAKSMNLYGRYLEQGIATAPSPARAVRWYRRSAEAGDFRGMFSLAMVLVERGQLAEATPWLEKARVEGNGNFLRAALVTLQKAGPVLMAFAGRYAEELERRGA
- a CDS encoding sigma-70 family RNA polymerase sigma factor yields the protein MAGHKGFLDHYHELIGTWTRKLRSRQQAEDLTHDAFVRVLETSREQVDQPRAYLHQTARNIAVDGFRREDRRQALEREALDERSAASDDPEAYVHALELADSVERALAELPLNCRRVFVWQKLEGLTQAEIAERMGLSKNMVEKYMIRTLRHLREHLDVSAR
- a CDS encoding betaine/proline/choline family ABC transporter ATP-binding protein (Members of the family are the ATP-binding subunit of ABC transporters for substrates such as betaine, L-proline or other amino acids, choline, carnitine, etc. The substrate specificity is best determined from the substrate-binding subunit, rather than this subunit, as it interacts with the permease subunit and not with substrate directly.) — translated: MIELKNLSKTFNVNGKDVKAVDSVSLTVNEGEICVFLGPSGCGKSTTLKMINRLITPTSGQVFINGEDTSALDEVTLRRHIGYVIQQIGLFPNMTIEENITVVPRLLGWDKQKCHDRARELMHMIKLEPKQYLQRYPRELSGGQQQRIGVIRALAADAPVLLMDEPFGAVDPINREMIQNEFFEMQRALNKTVIMVSHDIDEAIKLGDKIAIFRAGKLLQLDHPDTLLAHPVDDFVSNFVGQDSTLKRLLLVRAEDAADNAPSVSPETPVADALELLDEHDRRYVVVTDAQNKALGYVRRRDMHRQQGTCGDFLRQFNATASHDEHLRILLSRMYEFNRAWLPVLDAEQVFLGEVTQESIAAYLSSGRSRGAKTSIVSPAEVAAS
- a CDS encoding ABC transporter permease, with the translated sequence MNLLDTFAHLDWAQVLQLTWQHIMLVGVAVSLAIVIGVPLGILMTRFPALAGPLQASATVLLTIPSIALFGLLLPFYSKFGQGLGPLPAITAVFLYSLLPILRNTYLALTNVEPGIREAARGIGMTFGQRLRMVELPIAVPVILAGVRTAVVMNIGVMTIAATIGAGGLGVLILTSISRSDMSMLLVGAVLVSLLAIVADLLLQTLQRALTPEGLRS
- a CDS encoding type III PLP-dependent enzyme, producing MSIQVEDYFARDTFQKMKAFADKQETPFVLIDTQMISQAYDDLRAGFEFAKVYYAVKANPAVEIIDLLKEKGSNFDIASIYELDKVMNQGVSADRISYGNTIKKSKDIRYFYEKGVRLYATDSEADLRNIAKAAPGSKVYVRILTEGSTTADWPLSRKFGCQTDMAMDLLILARDLGLVPYGISFHVGSQQRDISVWDAAIAKVKVIFERLKEEDGIELKLINMGGGFPANYITRTNSLETYAEEIIRFLKEDFGDDLPEIILEPGRSLIANAGILVSEVVLVARKSRTAVERWVYTDVGKFSGLIETMDESIKFPIWTEKKGEMEEVVIAGPTCDSADIMYEHYKYGLPLNLAIGDRLYWLSTGAYTTSYSAVEFNGFPPLKAFYL
- a CDS encoding glycine betaine ABC transporter substrate-binding protein; the encoded protein is MKKRIALLLGAALLFAGFAQAADKPLIRIGARVFTEQTVLAEITAQYLRANGFDVRVTTGLGSNIARQAQETGQLDLMWEYTGVSLVSYNHIEERMPSAEATYAKVKELDAKKDLIWLTPSKFSNTYALGLPKQVADAYPQIQTISDLNQVLRDEHDRNHLVALDTEFANRPDGLVGLKAMYDLQVGRANIRQMDAGLVYTAMHNNQVFAGLVYTTDGRLSAFNLKLLEDDKHYFPDYTAAPVIRKAVLDASPQLANLLKPLAEQLDDETMRQLNAKVDVEHQNPTAVAAAFLREHPLREVQP
- a CDS encoding Fe2+-dependent dioxygenase — translated: MLLHIPGLFDEGELARIREALEQADWADGKVTAGYQSAKAKYNLQLPEGHALAKEIGTALIERLWRNPRFMSAALPHKVFPPLVNCYREGGSFDFHIDNALRQPKGSMERVRTDLSSTLFLSDPDSYDGGELVIQDTYGVQQVKLAAGDLVLYPGTSLHKVNPVTRGARYAAFFWTQSLIREDSQRALLFEMDTAIQQLTVDVPDHPSLLQLTGTYHNLLRRWAEV
- a CDS encoding FecR family protein, which gives rise to MKQHGTETVREQAAQWFARVHDAPNDAALQAGLQAWLATDPLHAQEYQQLLRLWQAADLLGRQRLEALCQADPVQQLPRRRFLRQALAASVGLLALGLGWGGWEYQKLNHQDFLQTAFGERRQVELPDGSRLDLNGATRMRVDFSAARRRIHLDAGEAMFVVAHDGNRPFVVDTAQGSVTVTGTRFDVRLDPAITRVAVEQGSVRVQGKDASLAQLSAGQGSHIDAQGVVAAPYAVNTAAVTAWRQGKLVFDDATLAEVVAETSRYRAQPLRVAPGKVARLRLSSTFSTDDTDALLRALPSILPVAIKAHEDGSQEINAK